CGCATGGGGTACGTCTCGCCGTCCAGGTCCACTTCGAGGTGTCCGGCGACGACGTAGACGAACTCCTCCGAGTAGGGGTGGTAGTGCTCGCCGATCCGGTCACCGGGGTCGACGAGGGCCAGCCCCATGAAGCCGCTGGTGGCTCCGACCGCCGTCGGGGTGAGCATGGCGCGCAGGTCGCCGCCGCGCCTGCGGTTGGGCTGGGTCTCGCTGAGATCCACGATGCGATGCCGGTGGATGGTCATGGCTGTTCTTCTCCAGGCACGTTGTGAGGTGTGACGGCAGGGCGGGGCCGCCCCCCGTTGCCGGTGACGCGTCAGGACTCGGCGGACCGACGGTCGGTGATCAGGTTCATCTCGGCGTCGGCCAGGAAGCGCGCGGCCTCCGCGTCGTCTCTCGGCATGCCCTGCGAACCGCCGTCGAGGAGGCGTTCGAGCATCGCCGCCTTGCGGTCGCCGCCGATGCCCAGGGCCTGCGTGGGCTGCGCGTCGAGCGGGCCGCTCACTTCGAGGAGCCGCACCACGACGTCGTCGCGCTGGAAGATCGTGCTGCTCTCGACGGGGCTCGCGACGTCGTCCGCGGCCTCTTCGTCCTGGCCGGCGAACAGCCGGGCCAGCGCCATGCCGCAGCCTTCCTTGGCCTGGTAGAACAGCGCGTGCCGCTGGACGTCCGCGGCGTCGTGGCGGCCGGCCGTCACGTGGTGGACGGCCGGGAGCGCCGCCCGGGTGAAGAACAGCCGGGCGGAGTTGGAGTCGCTCAGGTCCCGGTCCTGCTCCAGGTACGGGTTGATCGCCTCCTCCACGGCCCTGACCTCAGGCTGGCGGGAGACGTGCCGCAGGGCCGCCATCAGGTCGCCCTCGATCTCGACCGCCCGCACGACACGGTTGCCGCGCATGAAGAGCGAGGTGCGCAGCAGCCGCGTGTTCTCGTTGACCTGGGCCTGAGGGGAGTCGTAGTCGGCGAGGATCTTCGCGACGATCTCCTCCGTGCCCGGCTTCACCGTGAAGGTCAGCGCGTGACGTACGACGCCGTTGCCCAGACGGGGCGCGGACTGGAGCCGGCCCTTGGCGTGCTCCGGAGTGCTCTCGAACGCGGCCCCGGTCTCCCGCAGCACGCTGAAGCGCAGTGAGCGGGTGTCGCGTACGCAGCTGTGCAGCGGCTGCACCGTCGCCACGTGCTCCTCGCTGTTCACCCACGTGAGGAAGGGCGGCGCGCTCTCCCACTCGCTGGTGATGAGCCACTGAGAGGGGTTCTCGATGGACTGGCACAGCTGATCGCTGATGTGTCCGGGAATCGAGGCGACCTGGTTGCGCATGTGCTCGTACGCCTCCAGGAACTGGTTCTGGGCGCCGTCGTGCAGGTCAAGGAGCAGTATGACCCGGAGCCTCGAACCGTCGAAGGCGGACTGGGATACCCGTTCCGAGAGGATTGTCATCGCTTTCCGTTCTCCTGTCCCGTCCCGCCCGTCATGGGCCGGTTTCGGTGGAAGTCGTGCAGGTTCCTGCCTGCCGGTGGGTGACGTCCCGCCCCGTGCGACGCGCGCACCGCTCCCGCGACCGATCGTGGAACGCTGGTACGGGCGGCGCCAGATTTATGAACCGTTCAGGTGAGGCGTCGGCACAAGCCCCGCCGACCGACTCCCGGCAGGGCATGGACACTGCGTCCCCCATGCCTTTGAGCTGGAGCAATCGAATGAACGAAAGCGTCGACCACCGCGTGCCGGTCCTCATCGTGGGCGGCTCCCTGGTGGGGTTGTCCACCTCTCTCTTCCTGAGCCGGCTCGGCATCGACCACCTCTTGGTGGAGAAACACCGCAGCACCTCGACCCACCCCCGGGGCCGGGGCAACAACGTCCGCACGATGGAGGTCTTCCGCAGCGCCGGCGCGGAGCGGCTCATCCGGGACGCGGCATCCGTGCTCGCCGACAATCACGGCATCCTGCAAGCCGGTTCGCTCACCGGCGACGACCAGGAATGGCTCTTCAAGGAGATCGACCCGGGTAACGGACTCGCCCGGTTCAGCCCGAGCGGCTGGTGCCTGTGCAGCCAGAACGACCTGGAGCCCGTCCTGGTCGACCACGCCCGGGCCCAGGGCAGCGAACTGCGTTTCTCCACCGAGCTGCTCACCTTCGAGCAGGACCAGGACGGAGTCACCGCCGTCGTCAAGGACCGGGAGACCGGGGAGCACACCACGGTGCGCGCCGACTACCTGGTCGCGGCCGACGGCCCCCGCAGCCCCATCCGCGAGCAGCTGGGCATCGGCCAGACCGGCCCCGGAGACCTCTTCCACAACGTCAGCATCACCTTCCGCTCCCGCCGCCTCGCCTCCGTGGTCGGCGACCGGCGCTTCATCGTCTGCTACCTGACCAACCCGGCGGCGGACGGGGCCTTGCTGCCGGTCGACAACGAGGAGCGGTGGGTCTTCCACGCGCCGTGGCAGCCCGACCGGGGCGAGACACTGGAGGACTTCACCGACGAGCGGTGCGCCGAGCACATCCGCCGGGCGGTGGGCGATCCGGAGCTCGACGTCGAGATCACCGGCAAGGCCCCCTGGCACGCGGCCGAGCGGGTCGCCGAGAGGTACGCCTGCGGCCGGGTCTTCCTGGCCGGCGACTCCGCCCACGAGATGTCCCCCACCGGGGCGTTCGGCTCGAACACCGGCATCCAGGACGCCCACAACCTGGCGTGGAAGCTCGCGGCCGTGACCGGAGGGGCGGCCGGTCCGGGGCTGCTGGACACGTACGAGGCGGAGCGGCTCCCGGTGGCGAAGGCCACGAGCGCGCGCGCTTCGGCCCGTTCCGGGGAGCACAGCCACCCGGGCTACGCCGGCCCGCCCGGCGGACCGGTCGGACAGGGGAGTCCCGGTGGTCCCGGTGGACGGGGCGGTCCGGGTGGACAGGGCGGTCCTGGAGGCCCCGGCGGCGGCCGGCAGGGTGGCATGCTCTCCGTCGCCCTCGGCTACCGCTATGTGCGGGGAGCGGTCCTGGGGGTGGACCCGGAGCTGCCGGTCGTTCCCGACGGCATCGGCCTGACGGGCGAGCCCGGCACCCGTGCCCCGCACATGTGGCTCGACCGCGACGGCGAGCGGATCTCCACGCTTGACCTCTACGAGCAGGCGTTCGTCCTGCTCTGCGACGCGAACAGCTCGGAGTGGCGCGGCGCGGCCGGCCAGGTGGCGAAGCGACTGGCGATCCGTCTGGACGCCTTCACGGTCGGGTCCGGCCCCGACGCGGATCTGCGGTCCGTGGACGGCGCCGACTGGGCCGCCGTCCACGGCACCTGCGCCCAGGGCGCCGTGCTGGTACGCCCCGACGGATTCGTCGCCTGGCGCGCACAGGACGCGGCGCCCGACCCGGAGGCCGCGCTCCACAAGGCCGTGACGACCCTGCTCCACCGGAACTGATCCGGAAACACCGGTCCCCGGCGCGCCCCCCCCCGGGCCGCCGGGGACCGGTGCGTTCGCCGGGAGTCCGTCACCGGCGGGTGGTCACCGGCGGGTGGTCAGCGAGAGCCGGTCAGGGCCGCGAAGACCACGACGTTCTCCTGGTAGCCGGACTTCTTGTCGTACTCGCCACCGCAGGTGATGACCCGCAGTTCCGGCCGGTCCGAGGGGCCGTAGACCTTCTCGTCGGGGAAGTCCTTCTTGCTGTAGGAGTCGACCGCGTACACCGTGAACACGGCGACGCTCCGGTCCGCCCGGACGATCTCGACGGTGGCGCCCTCGCGCAGGGCGCCGAGCAGGAAGAAGACGCCGGGCCCGAGCCGGGTGTCGACATGGCCGGTCGTGATGGCGGTGCCCACCGCCCCCGGCACCGTCCCGTCCGTGTACCAGCCGCTGAGCACCGGGTCGTTGTCGGGCGGGGTCTCCAGCGCGCCGGACGCGTCCAGCCCCAGCCTCATCATCGGCGAGTCGACCTTGAGCGCGGGGATGCGCAGCCGTACGGGCGGGGACGGCGGAAGCGGCAGTACGACGGGGCCCGCCGGACGGGCCGGGCCGGCGGACGCGCCCGGCCTTGGGCCCGCCGGCGCCGGTCGCAGGGGCGCCGGCCGGACGGGCGGCCGGGGGAGCAGCACCGGCGGCGCGGTGGAGCGGCGTACGAGGGAGGGCGGCGGGGGCACCGGATACCGCGACGCCATGTACACCGGGCCCGGGGCTGCCGCCGGTGGTGGTGCTGCGAGGGGCGGTGCGGCGGACGGTGGCGGAGGCGCGGCGACCGCCGGTGCGCGCGGTGGCTGCGGCGGCCGGTCGTCCCGCATGCCGCTGACCACCAGCACGCTACCCGCCACGACGGCCCAGACCAGGTGTTTCACCGCCGGGAACGGCTGGGGCGACGTTCTGGTACTGCGCCCGGTTTCCATCGCGTGTCCTCTGTTCGCGGCGGTTGGAACGGCACGTCCGCGCGCCCCGGAGCACGACGGGATTCGGGGCGCGCGGACAGGTGTCGTACGGTCAGCCGCGGGCCGACGCCGCCCGGCGGCGCAGCCTGAACGCGGTCCCGGCCGCCGCCCCGGCGAGCAGGACGCCTCCCAGGGCGAGCTGCGCGCCGTGGTTCACGGGCACGCTGAATCCGGCGGCGACCCCGCCGCTGGGGGTGCGGTCGGCGATCCGGTAGGTGTCCGTCATCAAGATGCGCGGGGGGCACTTCACGGTGACCGTGTCGGTGCCCGGCCGGGCGTCGTCCGGCACTTCGAACTCGCCGACGAGGACACCCTTGCGCTTTCCCTCGAAGAGGTGGAACGCGCCCGCGGCTTCCGAGGTGCCCTTGCCGTAGGTCTCCTTGCCGCAGGCCCGGGTGCTGACGGTGACCAGCGAACCGGGTGAGGCGCTCGCCGGGCTGATGTGGATGGTCTGCTCACCGGCGGGGTCCGCGGCCACGGCGGCGGGAGCCGTGAGGGCCACCAGACCTACGGCCAGACAGATACCCGCACCGGTGCGTGTGTTGCGCATGAGGTTCCTCCATCGAGAGCGGGGCCCGGCCGGACAGCGCGGCTCCTCCGCTGTGCTCCGCGTCCGAGGCAACCGACACTCCGTCACGCCCGCAACACGGGGAGCCGACGCCCATGTCACCCGGTCAGGCCCGGTACTCCGTCTCAGGCCTCCCGTTTGCGCAGGTCACCTTCTTCCGGGGCGGAATCGAGGAGGGGCGGGCACCGGACGGCGAACGGGCTAACTGATCGTTTCGAGTCGAGTTCGACCCGGAGGCGGGGGAGTTGGGTGCGTGGCGCGGACGGCCCGACGGTACGTCGGCTGACGGCTCGTGGAACGGGGCGCCACCGGCCGTGGATGTTGACATGGACAGGACCATTCCGGATGCTGTGAGAGCGCTCTCACATCCATGTGAGGACGCTTCGTCAGGGGTTGCGTGAGCCGGGGAGCCCGGCGAGCGCGCGAGATCGACGAGTCGGGGAGTCACGGCAGGAACCGCCCTGCGGCGTCCTGCGCGGCGGTCCCGGCCGGATGCCGTACGCGGCCCGGCGCCCCTTTGCCGGTCCTCGCCCGGCGTCGAAGCGCAGACGAACCACGGAAGGGGACCATGAATCTCACCCGCCGTATGTACGGCCTTGCCGCCCTCGTTCTCGCGGGACTCCTCACGGTCGTGGTGTCCGTGTCGTCGGCCGGGCCCGCCCGGGCTTCCCAGACGAGCATGCGGGCCGCCGATCCGAGCGTGATCCGGGTCGGCTCCACCTATGTCTCCGTACAGTCGACCGGCGGCGGCATCGCCGTGCGGCAGGCGTCGTCCACGGCCGCCCTGGCGTCCGCGTCCGCGCGGCAGGTCTGGTCCGACACCCGCGGCCTCGGCGAGGTCTGGGCTCCGGAGCTCGTGCGGGACGGCGGCCGCTACTACATCTACTTCACGGCCGGGGCCGGCGCCGCGCACCGGATGTACGTGATCAGCTCGGCGACCGCCGACAGTGGCTACACCGCCGAGACCCAACTCGCCCTGCCCGACGGCAAATGGGCCATCGACGGCACGATGTTCACCTTCAACGGGCAGCGCTGGTTCGTCTGGTCCGGCTGGGCCGGGGACACCAACGTCGAGCAGAACCTCTACATCGCCCGGATGAGCAGCCCCACCACGCCCACCGGGGCGCGTCACGTCATCTCGCAGCCCCGGGAGAGCTGGGAGCGGGTGGTCGGCAACCCGTACATCAACGAGGCACCCGAGGCGATCAAGGACCCGAACGGCCAGCTGCACATCGTGTACTCGGCCAACGGCAGCTGGAGCGACCAGTACTGCCTGGCCGAAGTGCGACTGCGGGCCGGCGGCGACCCGACGTACGTGTGGGACTGGTACAAGTCGAACGGGTGCCTGTTCGGTTCGAACGGCTCGACGATGAATCCCGGCTGGGATCCCACACTGCAGGTGAACGGACCCGGGCACCACAGCTTCGTGCTGCTGGACGGTGACATCAACACCAGCCCGCCGGCCGGCCCGACGTTTCCGCTGATGTTCCACGCGGTCCCGAAGGGGACGGCGTACTCGTGGGCCAACCGGTACTGGTACACCGGGTCTTTCTGCTGGTGGGGCGGTACGACCTACAGCCGCGCCAACGTCCCGGGAGCGACGTCGGACACCGGATGGAGCCTCAAGTTCTTCGAATGAGACACGGCGAAGAGCGGGCGGCCGTCCCCGGGGGCGGCCGCCCGCTCCTCACGTGATGGGGGAGTTCAGGCCCGTGCGATCAGGGAGTCCAGGCGGCGACGACCGCCCAGCTGACGTCGTCCGGCCAGAGGGCGGTGGCGTCGAAGGTGTTGGAGCCGCCGTTCGAGGCGACGTATCCGGTGTTGTTGTAGTGGCGGACGTAGCGGTCGGCGAAGTTGTACGAGATCAGTGAGTTGCCCTGGCCGTTCACGCCCGCCTGCGAACAGAAGGTGGCGTCACTGGCGAAGAGCGCGCTGTTGTCGTTGGAGTGCAGGTAGAGCTGGTAGTTCTGGTGCCGCAGATAGCTGCCCGGCGTGTTCTTGGACTCGAAGGACCGGCAGGCGCTGTTGGCCAGGCCGGGCCGGACGATCCAGGAGGCGTTCGCCTTGTCGGTGGCCGAGCTGGCGGAGCTGACCACCGTGGTGTTGACGTTCGCCCCCGAGTGGCTGAGGTAGCTGGTGGTGCAGCAGGAGGTGGTCGCCCGGAGCGACACCGAGGAACCGCTGTTGAGGGCGGTCCCGCCGCCCGAACCCTGCGCGTAACCCGCCGCGACGACGTTGGCCTGGACTGCGTTCTCGGTGGCGTCGGTCGGATAGCCCGAGGTCATGACGCCCTCGTAGAAAGTACCGGCCGCGCTGACGCTGTTGTCGCCGCCGATGCCGAGGATGATCGCGCCCTCCTTCTTCATCGGGTTGTAGCCGGAGGCGTTCGGCCGGACCCCGTTGTAGTAGGTGGAGAGCGAACCGGACTGCGCGTTGCCCGCGCGGATGGACCAGTGGTTCGGCTCACCCTTGACGATCGCGGTGAGGAAGCGGTGACTGACGGTGGGGTCGTTGGCGTTGTATCCGGTGTTGACGCCGGAGAACAGGCCGTTCTCCAGGTCGGCCATCACCCAGGGGCCGTTGCCGGCGCCCGAACCCCAGCCCTTGCTGTTGCCGAAGTAGATGGCCTCCATGGTGCCGTTGCCGTTGTCGAGGCTGTTGGTCTCGGCGTTGCCGTAGTCGAAGCAGCAGCCGTCGTTGTAGTGCGTGCCGTCGAAGAGCGCGTACATCCCCTCGGCCTTGTCACCGGTCGCGATGCCGTTCGTCGCGTTGTTGCGGTACCCGGTTCCGGGCGAGACGAAGACGCCGTAGGCCCGGTTGCCGTTGAGGGTGACCGGCGCCATCGTGGCGTTGGCGAGCTTGTCGTAGCCGCCTGCGGCGGGGCCGCTGAACCCGCCGGGGGGAGCCTGGGTGAGGCGGTTGTTGCGGCCGGTCTGGTCGTAGACGACCGTGATGACGCAGCTGGTTCCCGCGCAGAACGAGTCCTGCGCGGCGGCGTTGGCGTACCCTCCGGCGCTGAGCACCCCGATGTCACGGGTGGTGCTGTCCGAGGCGCGGCGCACCTGGTACAGCGCCCCGTTGTACGAGCCGTACAGCGCGCGGGTGGTGCTGTGCGCGGCGACGCACGGAGTGCCACCGGCGGCGTACAGGTCGCAGGGCTGGGACGTCGCGGCCTGGGAGACCGTGGTGCCCGAGAGGGTGCCGGCGACGAGCACGCCGACCAGAGCCGCCGTCAGCGCGGCTGCGCGGCGACGGAAAACGGACCGGAGTCCTTTCATCACTGTCCTCGTTTCGTTGATGGGCCGGGGAATCGCCGAAGGGCATGACTGACCGGCGCCTGAGCGTTCCGCCGGCGCCGTGGCCCCTACGACCTCGGGCACGGACACGGCCGGTACGCGGAGGGCGGCAGGGCAGCACAGAACTCCGGACCAGGACGTTCAGGAAGGGCGGAAAGCGGTGCGCGCACACCTGACGACCCCTGGGACAGGGGTACGTCGTTCGGTCATGGAGCCAGGTCCGGACGGCGTGCGGGGTACGTCGTCCGGCGAGCGGGGTCCGTCCGGGCGCCCGTCGGCGCGGAGCTGCGCCCGGTGCGGCGACATGGCCGTGTCGCACGCGGTCGGGGGCAGCGGGGAGGCGCGGTTCCTCGCGTGGTCGCAGGTCAGGCCGTGGAGTGGAATTGTTAGCGCTAACAATTCAGAGCCGGCGTCGAGTGGGGGGAGGGGCGCTTGGGTGGCACAGACGCTAAACCGGCGGGGCGAGGCGCGCAAGAGTTTCGCCCGATTCCCCGAAGTCCGCTTGTGCGTACGGGCTTTCGGGGGGCGGTCGGCTGGAGGCGGACCGGGTGCGGTGTCGCAGGACGCGCGGTGCCCCGGCTGCGGTCGAAGGCTCCACGGCCGGCCCCCGCGGACCGCGTACTCACCTTCGCGACGCGGAACCGTCCCCGACTTCCCGGACGCGCGCGGGCTTCAGCCCGGAGAGCGGAGCCGTCCGGGACGGCTCTGACGCCGTCGTGATCACCCCAGCCCAACCAGGGGCATCTCGGTTGCGGACGCTGCGCGATGCCCCCGATGCTGTGCATTCGGCAAGCAGGGGAGGGCGCATGGGGCTGGAGGCGATCACGGACCAATGGGTACGGGAGGGCGGCGACCCGCTTCTTCAGCGGCACATCGAGGACGCCCGCCGGCGGGCGTCCTGCGGCTCTGCGTCGACAAGGACGTTCCGCTGATCTTCCTCTGACTCCCCCCGACCACGGAACGCCTACGGGACCACTCGGCACTCGCCGGTCGACCCCCACCACGCGCGGCGGGGGTGTCCGGCCGGGGCGTGGTCGACCCGGCCGGACACCCCCGCGGCCGTCAGTGCCTGGCGGCCGTGGCGCCCATGGCGGGCGGGGCGGCGTCGACGCCCCAGGTGGTCGGCTTCTCGGAGAGGCTGATCCGCATCGTGCCGGCGTGCAGCAGGTTCTCGTGGGAGAGCCAGCTCTGGCGCAGCTTGCCCTTGGACGTGGTCACGGAGGACACGTACTGGAGCTTCGACGCGCTGGCGCCGGGGGCCTCGATGGTGATCGTCCGGCCGTGCTCCGGCCGGATCTCGACCTTCTCGAACATCGGGGCGGTGACGATGTAGTTGGCGGAACCGGGCTGGGCCTCGAAGACACCGGCCATGGCGAAGACGAGCAGCGACGAGGTCGCGCCGAGGTCGTCGTTGCCGGGCATGCCGTACGCGTCGTCGGTGAAGAGCGTCCGCATCGCGCGCAGCACGGACGAGGTCTTCCACGGCGAGTCGGTCCACGTGTACATCCACGGCGTGTGGAAGTCGGGCTCGTTGTTCGGGTTGAAGGCGAAGTTGTTGTGGTAGTCGTACGCCCCGGTCACCCAGCTCTCCTCGGCGGCCTTCGCCGGGTCGGCGAGCACGGTCGGCAGGTCGAAGAAGGTGTCGAGCCGCTGCTCGGCCTTGTCCTTGCCGCCCATCAGACCGTAGAGGGTCTGCGGGTCCTGCTGGGCGAGCCACTGGTACTGCCAGGCGGTGCCCTCGTGGAAGGCGCCGGACTGGGTGGGGTCGGGGTCGCCGGCGACGGTGCCGTCCGCGTTGCGGGTGACCGGGAAGCCGGTGAACCCCTGCGACGTCACGCTGGAATCCCAGAGCGTGGAGAAGTTGTCGCAGCGCGAGGCGAGCGTCGCGGC
The DNA window shown above is from Streptomyces sp. NBC_00247 and carries:
- a CDS encoding cupin domain-containing protein, with the translated sequence MTIHRHRIVDLSETQPNRRRGGDLRAMLTPTAVGATSGFMGLALVDPGDRIGEHYHPYSEEFVYVVAGHLEVDLDGETYPMRPDQGLLIPPHVRHRFRNVGDVEARMVFHLGPLAPRPELGHVDTEVTEATEATERAERGAPPERTAASS
- a CDS encoding SchA/CurD-like domain-containing protein; translated protein: MTILSERVSQSAFDGSRLRVILLLDLHDGAQNQFLEAYEHMRNQVASIPGHISDQLCQSIENPSQWLITSEWESAPPFLTWVNSEEHVATVQPLHSCVRDTRSLRFSVLRETGAAFESTPEHAKGRLQSAPRLGNGVVRHALTFTVKPGTEEIVAKILADYDSPQAQVNENTRLLRTSLFMRGNRVVRAVEIEGDLMAALRHVSRQPEVRAVEEAINPYLEQDRDLSDSNSARLFFTRAALPAVHHVTAGRHDAADVQRHALFYQAKEGCGMALARLFAGQDEEAADDVASPVESSTIFQRDDVVVRLLEVSGPLDAQPTQALGIGGDRKAAMLERLLDGGSQGMPRDDAEAARFLADAEMNLITDRRSAES
- a CDS encoding FAD-dependent oxidoreductase, which produces MNESVDHRVPVLIVGGSLVGLSTSLFLSRLGIDHLLVEKHRSTSTHPRGRGNNVRTMEVFRSAGAERLIRDAASVLADNHGILQAGSLTGDDQEWLFKEIDPGNGLARFSPSGWCLCSQNDLEPVLVDHARAQGSELRFSTELLTFEQDQDGVTAVVKDRETGEHTTVRADYLVAADGPRSPIREQLGIGQTGPGDLFHNVSITFRSRRLASVVGDRRFIVCYLTNPAADGALLPVDNEERWVFHAPWQPDRGETLEDFTDERCAEHIRRAVGDPELDVEITGKAPWHAAERVAERYACGRVFLAGDSAHEMSPTGAFGSNTGIQDAHNLAWKLAAVTGGAAGPGLLDTYEAERLPVAKATSARASARSGEHSHPGYAGPPGGPVGQGSPGGPGGRGGPGGQGGPGGPGGGRQGGMLSVALGYRYVRGAVLGVDPELPVVPDGIGLTGEPGTRAPHMWLDRDGERISTLDLYEQAFVLLCDANSSEWRGAAGQVAKRLAIRLDAFTVGSGPDADLRSVDGADWAAVHGTCAQGAVLVRPDGFVAWRAQDAAPDPEAALHKAVTTLLHRN
- a CDS encoding class F sortase, whose protein sequence is METGRSTRTSPQPFPAVKHLVWAVVAGSVLVVSGMRDDRPPQPPRAPAVAAPPPPSAAPPLAAPPPAAAPGPVYMASRYPVPPPPSLVRRSTAPPVLLPRPPVRPAPLRPAPAGPRPGASAGPARPAGPVVLPLPPSPPVRLRIPALKVDSPMMRLGLDASGALETPPDNDPVLSGWYTDGTVPGAVGTAITTGHVDTRLGPGVFFLLGALREGATVEIVRADRSVAVFTVYAVDSYSKKDFPDEKVYGPSDRPELRVITCGGEYDKKSGYQENVVVFAALTGSR
- a CDS encoding sortase; the encoded protein is MRNTRTGAGICLAVGLVALTAPAAVAADPAGEQTIHISPASASPGSLVTVSTRACGKETYGKGTSEAAGAFHLFEGKRKGVLVGEFEVPDDARPGTDTVTVKCPPRILMTDTYRIADRTPSGGVAAGFSVPVNHGAQLALGGVLLAGAAAGTAFRLRRRAASARG
- a CDS encoding glycoside hydrolase family 43 protein, whose product is MNLTRRMYGLAALVLAGLLTVVVSVSSAGPARASQTSMRAADPSVIRVGSTYVSVQSTGGGIAVRQASSTAALASASARQVWSDTRGLGEVWAPELVRDGGRYYIYFTAGAGAAHRMYVISSATADSGYTAETQLALPDGKWAIDGTMFTFNGQRWFVWSGWAGDTNVEQNLYIARMSSPTTPTGARHVISQPRESWERVVGNPYINEAPEAIKDPNGQLHIVYSANGSWSDQYCLAEVRLRAGGDPTYVWDWYKSNGCLFGSNGSTMNPGWDPTLQVNGPGHHSFVLLDGDINTSPPAGPTFPLMFHAVPKGTAYSWANRYWYTGSFCWWGGTTYSRANVPGATSDTGWSLKFFE
- a CDS encoding alpha-L-arabinofuranosidase B — its product is MKGLRSVFRRRAAALTAALVGVLVAGTLSGTTVSQAATSQPCDLYAAGGTPCVAAHSTTRALYGSYNGALYQVRRASDSTTRDIGVLSAGGYANAAAQDSFCAGTSCVITVVYDQTGRNNRLTQAPPGGFSGPAAGGYDKLANATMAPVTLNGNRAYGVFVSPGTGYRNNATNGIATGDKAEGMYALFDGTHYNDGCCFDYGNAETNSLDNGNGTMEAIYFGNSKGWGSGAGNGPWVMADLENGLFSGVNTGYNANDPTVSHRFLTAIVKGEPNHWSIRAGNAQSGSLSTYYNGVRPNASGYNPMKKEGAIILGIGGDNSVSAAGTFYEGVMTSGYPTDATENAVQANVVAAGYAQGSGGGTALNSGSSVSLRATTSCCTTSYLSHSGANVNTTVVSSASSATDKANASWIVRPGLANSACRSFESKNTPGSYLRHQNYQLYLHSNDNSALFASDATFCSQAGVNGQGNSLISYNFADRYVRHYNNTGYVASNGGSNTFDATALWPDDVSWAVVAAWTP